The following are encoded together in the Triticum dicoccoides isolate Atlit2015 ecotype Zavitan chromosome 6B, WEW_v2.0, whole genome shotgun sequence genome:
- the LOC119320995 gene encoding uncharacterized protein LOC119320995, producing the protein MDSLGGHHTAAAHAKVELEAELGERNSAPAINPLVEQEARGPMADDRRTRPERVRRLIRRLRPAPIGSAFKQWLKHPAHLAQFAWAICVALSFALLGLLLLGVFDGAFRRRAVRDRWVEIVNQILNALFTLMTIYQHPELFHHAALLLRWRPGDEKELRKAYCRKGSGGGEAQRERERLHLSVVVGLLHLTCFAQYAMCGLFWGYSSTARPDAAMTPLAGVSAVAPVVAGLYMYYSPLGRKSEQSMHQEPEEVCDDDSMAVAVITDPAGREWAGGLLDVRDDPAACWLSCLCTFCVFGWNMERLGFGNMHVHGAMFALLCFAPLWVLNHAATNIRSKAVSNAVSAAGVVLCALGLLYGGFWRARMRRKFGLAGKNRLPFFSSLSLDVADYLQWMFCWGCALAQEVRTGNLLLDVESTGGITPRGSGGVQAQVDNSLRPLPREDGSFEIAAVAGTPSVPLADNSPRRGEELPLVQLKRDGSWSPGEMRPPVPPLMQDGGGPQGGRIQ; encoded by the coding sequence ATGGATTCACTTGGAGGTCACCACACGGCGGCGGCCCACGCCAAGGTGGAGCTGGAAGCGGAGCTCGGCGAGCGCAACAGCGCCCCCGCCATCAACCCCCTCGTCGAGCAAGAAGCGCGCGGCCCGATGGCCGACGACCGGCGGACTCGCCCAGAGCGAGTGCGCCGTCTTATCCGGAGGCTCCGCCCGGCGCCCATCGGGAGCGCGTTCAAGCAGTGGCTGAAGCACCCGGCGCACCTCGCGCAGTTCGCGTGGGCGATCTGCGTCGCGTTGTCGTTCGCCctgctcggcctcctcctcctcggcgtctTCGACGGCGCCTTCCGGCGCAGGGCCGTCCGCGACCGGTGGGTCGAGATCGTCAACCAGATCCTGAACGCGCTCTTCACCCTCATGACCATCTACCAGCACCCCGAGCTCTTCCACCACGCCGCACTGCTGCTCCGGTGGCGGCCGGGGGACGAGAAGGAGCTCCGGAAGGCCTACTGCCGGAAGGGCTCGGGTGGCGGTGAAGCGCAGCGGGAGCGGGAGCGGCTTCACCTGTCCGTTGTGGTCGGGCTCCTCCACCTCACCTGCTTCGCGCAGTACGCCATGTGTGGGCTCTTCTGGGGGTACTCCAGCACAGCCCGCCCAGACGCCGCCATGACCCCGCTCGCCGGGGTCAGCGCCGTGGCACCCGTCGTCGCTGGCCTGTACATGTACTACAGCCCACTTGGGAGGAAAAGCGAGCAAAGCATGCACCAAGAACCTGAAGAAGTCTGCGACGACGACAGCATGGCTGTGGCGGTGATCACCGACCCCGCAGGAAGGGAGTGGGCCGGCGGGCTGCTCGACGTGCGCGACGACCCGGCGGCGTGCTGGCTCTCGTGCCTCTGCACCTTCTGCGTGTTCGGGTGGAACATGGAGCGGCTGGGGTTCGGGAACATGCACGTGCACGGCGCCATGTTCGCGCTCCtctgcttcgcgccgctgtgggtgCTCAACCACGCCGCCACGAACATCCGGAGCAAGGCCGTCAGCAACGCGGTCAGCGCCGCCGGGGTGGTGCTCTGCGCGCTCGGCCTGCTCTATGGCGGGTTCTGGCGGGCGCGAATGCGGCGTAAGTTCGGGCTCGCCGGCAAGAACAGACTACCCTTCTTCTCCTCACTGTCGCTCGACGTCGCCGACTATCTGCAGTGGATGTTCTGCTGGGGGTGCGCGCTGGCGCAGGAGGTGCGGACCGGGAACCTTCTCCTCGACGTCGAGTCGACCGGAGGCATCACCCCGCGAGGCTCCGGCGGTGTGCAAGCGCAAGTTGATAACAGCCTACGGCCTTTGCCAAGAGAGGATGGTAGCTTTGAGATCGCAGCAGTCGCTGGCACTCCCTCTGTTCCACTGGCCGACAACTCGCCGCGTCGAGGCGAGGAGTTGCCATTGGTGCAGCTGAAGCGGGACGGCAGTTGGTCACCTGGAGAAATGAGGCCACCAGTTCCGCCATTGATGCAGGACGGCGGAGGTCCTCAAGGTGGGCGAATTCAGTGA